Below is a genomic region from Ziziphus jujuba cultivar Dongzao chromosome 7, ASM3175591v1.
ataaaattaaattgattaaaagaactaaaaaaaaaaaaggagtgaacagatgacgcacaatctaaaatAGTGTGTCacctattaactatatattaaaaaaaaaaaatcttagttttattattctaatatttttactggttatttattgttgaaaaaaaaatagattgtttaaaagaacttaaaaaaaatttaaaagtacaaggaaggtaacaggcgatgcacaatttAGATTGTGAGTCGCATGTTAcctctataaaaaaaaaacaaaaaacaaaaaaaaaaaaaaaaaactagctcaattatgttgctctaatatttttattggttatttgtagttgaaataaaataatactatttaagagatttgcaaaaataaactatacaagaaaaattatataattgaacaacaaccttttataattaaattctatgattatgtaaacatagattagtggttagtattcatttttcatgagtAGCATTTAAACGTACAGTATAATTCCAGTATTAATGGTGACTCTGGTCAGCCCCACATTCAGCGATCCTTAACGAATGTGTcgtgtattttttgtttttagcgaccttttAAGTCGATAGTTTTTGGATGtatcgtatatttattgaatttttactaacGCATTAATCTTAGAATcccgtttttgttttttcagactcATTTGTTTTGTAGCGTCGCTAAGTGaatgtcgctagatatcaattttcgcgtagtggaTGGAAAACTCCATCTTGTAATATTGGCCTTTAATCTCTTTGACTAGAAATGATGGCACTTCGTCTTCTTCCAAGCATTTGAGTGAAACTAAAAGTTCATCGTACAGTGTTATTGACCAAAACCAGCTCCCTCTAAGTCCTAATGGCTTCCTTATTGGAAACAGAAAACAACTCAAAAGTCCATGACCATGAAAccagggaagaagaagaagaagaaatcttcTGCTACGCTTTGCAGCTGGGATCTTCCTCTGCAATGTGCATGTCATTGCAATGTACAATTGAGCTTGGCGTATTCAATATCATAGGGAAAGCAGGTTCAGGAGCAAAGCTCTCCCCATCAGATATTACAGCCCAGATGCCCACTAACAACCCTGAGGCGCCCCACCATGGTGGACTCCATCCTCAGGGTCTTGGCCTGCCACTCTGTGCTCAACTGCTCTGTGGTTGCTGCTGATGACAATATAATGGCTCTTTGCAAAGGCTATACAGTCTTTCTCCAGTGTCCAAATCTTTGTCACAAACAAAGATGGTGTTTCATTGTGCCCTGGGGTGTCGTCCATACAAGATAAAGTACTCTTAGCTAACTGGTTGATGTTGGTAGTCTTGGGGTGACCCGTCAGAATGTCACTTCCACATACCCACAAATCAAAGGCATTAATTTCGACTTACCTCATGTCAGTAAACATGCCCCTTCTTGTCCAAGGTACATGAGTCCGTTGTTTTATTAATTCTCATGTTTATCAATTTTGAATTTACTATAtcctaaaacattttatttttattaaaataaattagtttttaatttatttttttacacgtTGCAGGTTTGGAACATGTAGGAGGAGATATGTTTGAGTCTACCAAGCAGGAATGTCATTTTATGAAAGTAATGAATTGTGCAAATTTTCCAAACCTcatattattatcttatatatgtatatatataatttgtattcaaaataaaaaatattctttttttttttttttttggtggtatacaaattaagatttttaattctttggttTAAATACAATAGTAAATGACACATTTTATAGTTAATTGTGtggctattactattattattattattataaaacttTTACAACCAAGAGATTGAGAACTAGGGAAAAGAGGACGGTGTGAACGTCAAAAACGAAAAAGGACAACATtgtaattaaagagaaaaaaaaatgtgggctatgttttatatatgaaaGTTGTATTGGTTTTGgcaaaaagtaaataattaaaaaaaaagaaaaaaaaaagactggtATCATGTGCACGAGCAAGTTTTACTAGCATTGCTAATGGTGGCAATAATATTGGAGTAAAAAGGACGGCTTAATATTGTCCGCACTCCTCTTTTATGGCAGCTGGCCTTGGATGGGAACCATCTTTTTTGTGGAGGAGTATTATCTGGGTAGAGTTGTGTTATCTAATGGTTGGATTTGGAGAGTAGGGAATGGTCATAATATTAGAGTGTATCGAGATCCTTGGTTGGGTGGCATTGGTTCAAGATATATGTTCTTTCGCCAAGGATTTTTAAATGCAGAGGCTACAGTTTCGGAATTGATCACTGACTCAGGAGGATGGGCGAGTGAAAGGGTACAGAATGCTTTTTCTCAGTATGAGGCCTTCATTATTTTGAAGACACCAGTTGGTGGATTGGGTGTTCATGATCGGTTGTGAAAGAGTTTAGAATGATATGATTCAAAAGGATGATTTACATTGATCATTGTGGAAGTATTTACACACAGATGTAAAGCATTGATAAGTCTCCTAACTATGTGATAATATAATAACCTGATAATGACTATATCTAAGGTATATCTCTATATGTTATAAGATTACAATTATCATTAACTACCTACAATGCTGCTGGTTATTAGGTTAGCTTGGCACTTTACTCCATCTGGATGTTATAAAGTTAGACCAAGATATTGGGTGGCTTGGAGATTTGGCAGTGCTTCTAGGATCGGCAGTACAAGCTCAAAAGAAATTTCAAGGCGAGCATTATGAAAGTTACAGAtcccaaatgaaattaaaatttttgtttggagGGCCTGCAACTCAATCTTGGATAAGACATAAAGTATAAGAATCTTGTCGTACATTTACTATATAAAAAGGGTGTAAAGTAGAAAATCTTGTTACAGATAATCTCACATAATTGTACTATAGGAATAATATGTGTTTAGTAAAAGTAATGATACTTAAATTGTACACGTATCTTTGTAATAAGGGAGTTCTTATCTGTATAAGGGAATCCCCTTAAACTTGAAAGgcaaaattaaaccctaataaGACTCGTAAATTTGGATGTTCTGTGTTTACTTATTGGATTATAGAGTTTCAACGGGGTTGCTGGTGCTAGTAAAATTATTGAAACATATTCAATAATCATATGCTTGCTtttcaatataattataatatgtcAAACAAACTCTAAATATCTTTAATtaacattaacaaataattaagacaagcaaactatatataaattttaaaaataaaaataacaaaaataaaaattgaacacaTTAACAAAATGacatataagttatttttttgcCAAACAAAATTGCCATCCTTAACCCTATTTTATTCAGCTAGCTCTTTCTATTTCAACTTCAAACTGAGCttccaaattttttatcttgtttACCTGAACAGTATAGTCTATAGAATGACGTTAGGTAACAATGATGAATGGCAATATTGTAAGATTAAAGCGAAGAATGACTTAACATTTTCATTGTTGCTAATgctataataatttctctctaaaATAAGAAGAGCATAGTTGACAATACTCCCTCTTTTATAATAGGGAGAAAAACACATATTcttttttacaaagaaaaaacacgAATATTTAGGAGAGATTCTTTCTTAATTCTCTCTCTAATACGatttccttctttctctctGTTTCCATGTTTCTCACGCCTCAAAATGGAATTGGCTTCTATATGAGAAATGGGATCGACCCTTCTTTAAAATGGGATAATTTTCAAAGTGATGAGATGTGCatatttatagatgcatatggTGGTTTGAAAGGAGGTGGCAGagttcaaaattgaaattgagttCTTCTTTGgtggagttcaaatttcttGAATTCTCCTTTGACATAGTCAAAGAAAGTGGCTTTACCACCTTTATTGccacattaataattaatttaatgtttctcttcttataattatatgtttaaGTTAATTATGGTATGCAGATAGCGTGTTTCATAAGAAAACAATCAATTAAGCTCAATGCCTATgacatattttttataaaaaaggaaacaaaaagataaaaaaatggaaatgtcAATTGAGATAATCACTAGCTATTATTTCCTACCCATCTCAGTCAGGTATTAGTAAATGATGCAGTAGTTGCCTGCTTGGAAAACTTCTAGTTTCGTAAAGAAATACTCATAGTAATGGAAATTGGAGGTGGATTCTTAgtcatattaatattattcttttgaacaactaatttattacttatatttactTTCAGGAAAACTATAAAATTCACGAAGGTGGTTGAAAGATCTCATTCCGATATAAAAAGTCCATCCCAGCAGCAACATATGCTTAATATATCACCAACCACTAATCTTGTGCTCTTATAAGCGTTAGCaattcctcttcctcttcttccaagCATATTTGAGTAAATCTCAGTTCTAAGTTTTAATGGCATCCTCATTGGAAATAGAAAACAATCTAAGAGACCATGACCATGATAccagggaagaagaagaaatcttcTCCTATGCATTGCAGCTGGTGGGTTCCTCTGCACTGCCCATGTCACTGCTATGCGCTATCGAGCTTGGCGTATTCGATATCATAGGCAAAGCAGGTGAAAAGGCAAAGCTTTCCCCAGCAGAGATTGCAGCCCAGTTGGGTACCAACAACCCTGACGCACCCACCATGCTGGACTCCATCCTTAGGCTCTTGGCCTGCCACTCTGTCCTCAACTGCTCTGTGGTTGctgatgataacaataataaaattgatggcTCTTTGCAGTTGCAGAGGCGATACAGTCTTGCCCCAGTGTCCAGGTTCTTTGTCACCAACAAAGATGGTGTTTCATTGGGCCCCTTGATGTCGCTTACACAAGATAAAGTCTTCTTAGCTAGCTGGTCTGcgctgtcttttttttttttaattatttttttggttgttcaTTCACAACTTGGTTAGTTTTTTTGTTCAATAttgatcttttcttttttgtgttatCAGAATCGATCATTCCATTGTTTTGAATCTTAACAATCACGTAGTGATTCATGGTCCAAACACATCTTCTAGTTTAACAATCACGTAATCTACTAGCTTGATGGATCGAAGCTCAACAAGCTTTGTAGGTCATGTTTCCCAGTTAATTAGTTTGTTTTAACTAGGATTATTGCAAGCCGTCAAACTTAACACTTTCCGGATGATTTGAATCATTAAGTTTGACCTATATTTCCAGTTAAAGTTAATTTAAGACGAGTTTTGGTGGTGTGATTGTTGTTAACGGAAATCTAGGTTCTCAAGTCAACTCTTTGTCCTATGCTTACTTTGTTTTATTATCATATCCGGTTAGAGTCCAGTGAATAACTTTAttgtttagttaaaaaaaaaaaaaaaaaatagataaatattccATCTCCTACacatttgttttaaataaataataataaaagattttacCTAATTCTTATAAAACTAATGTTTCACAAAACACAGGTCCCAATTGAAAGATGCAATTCTTCAAGGTGGAATACCATTCAACAGGGTTTATGGAATGCACGCTTTTGAGTATCCAGAAGTGGACCCCAGATTCAATCAGGTTTTGAACACTGCAATGTACAATCACACTACTATTGCTATTAAGCAGATACTCGAGGTTTACAAGGGTTTTGAGCACATCAAACAATTGGTCGATGTTAGTGGTGGTTTTGGGGTGACCCTTAAGAGTATCACTTCTACATTCCCACATATCAAGGGCATTAATTTCGACTTGCCTCATGTCATTAAACATGCCCCTTCTTAtccaggtatatatatatatatatatgtatgtatgtatgaaaattttggtttacAAAGTCTATCATTAATCTTGTATTGATTCTTCTGAATTTGCTACATAtcataaactttttttataattctcatatagaaattaaagtaggctttattttattattttttacttttttgatgTATATGTTGTAGGCGTGGAACATGTAGGAGGAGATATGTTTGTAAGTGTCCCAAGCGGGGATGCCATTTTCATGAAGgtaataataattagttttgcAAATTTCCTACAAATTAAccattatatgtatatagtatATTTGGTTGGTCTGACTGTCCTACAATTAATGAAATATTGTCAATTCTGAGAAGTGGATTCTTCACGATTGGAGCGATGAGAAATGCATAAAGTTGTTGAAAAACTGCTACAAGGCAATTCCAGAAAGCGGAAAAGTGATTGTTGTGGATTCAGTTTTTCCAGTAAAGCTGGAGACAAGTGCTGCAGTGAAAAGCATCTcccaagccaatgtggttatgATGACTCAAAACCCAGGAGGGAAGGAGAGGACCGAACAAGAATTCCTTGCTCTGGCAACTGCTTCTGGATTTGGTGGCGTTAGATTTGAATGCTGTGTCTCTCCCTCTTGGGTTATGGAGTTCTTTAAGTAGAGCCACAACCTCTCTACTTATGAAAatgctttcaattttatttcttgCTCTGCTCCTTGTAATTGAAGCTAATATATGCTTCTTTCCAAAAAATTAATCCATAATAAGATTTTACAGActtcaaattgaaataaaagttGTTTCTCGTCTAAGTTACCGTCAATCGCCTCCTCTTTGCAATTGACATATTCCATACATTCATCTTTAAAAACAACTTTAATTTAAAAGGAACtcaaataaatcaattataaagccaaaaaattgaaacttttcaccaagcaattttatttttcactctgatcattttttggattttttttttttttttttttttttttttggtcttctaTATCAACTTTGTACAACAAAGAAGAATCTTTGCTTTCAGTATAAAGGCCAAGTAGTCTAGTAGTTTTATATATGAACCTTATACTAATGAGATTTGAGAcatcaatatttcaaaattttgcatgTTTAATTTAATCATATACTGTTaagtaaaattaacaaaattgtaagttttacaattatatatatatatatatatatatatataggtgaagTAGCtagaaataccttttttttttttttttccagaaagaagaaataagtttgaataaaataataaatttatagatgGCAAATTCTACATATTCTAATATTAGTTAGGTTttgtaacaaaatattttcctaCTAATTCCCAATTCTTTTGGAATATGAAAAATGTATTCCGCAGAATTTTTTATGAATGATACTTGGAGAGTAATGGTATTAATTATCCatttgaattaataaaattaacctGAGATAAAAGAAATGGACAATTTGGCACATTTATGGAGTCAACTTTTTAAAGGGAATATtcaataaacttttttattttttattttttacattttaatctTCAACAAAGTGTTCGACAAATTCTTTCTGTTGactttttatgtaataataataataaaaa
It encodes:
- the LOC107423799 gene encoding cathecol O-methyltransferase 1, yielding MASSLEIENNLRDHDHDTREEEEIFSYALQLVGSSALPMSLLCAIELGVFDIIGKAGEKAKLSPAEIAAQLGTNNPDAPTMLDSILRLLACHSVLNCSVVADDNNNKIDGSLQLQRRYSLAPVSRFFVTNKDGVSLGPLMSLTQDKVFLASWSQLKDAILQGGIPFNRVYGMHAFEYPEVDPRFNQVLNTAMYNHTTIAIKQILEVYKGFEHIKQLVDVSGGFGVTLKSITSTFPHIKGINFDLPHVIKHAPSYPGVEHVGGDMFVSVPSGDAIFMKWILHDWSDEKCIKLLKNCYKAIPESGKVIVVDSVFPVKLETSAAVKSISQANVVMMTQNPGGKERTEQEFLALATASGFGGVRFECCVSPSWVMEFFK